A part of Notolabrus celidotus isolate fNotCel1 chromosome 21, fNotCel1.pri, whole genome shotgun sequence genomic DNA contains:
- the fam3c gene encoding protein FAM3C: MVRAGGVLKFAALIFAFLLAVFLAFQLLEINMDFKLSSVISRSMPVNEGSTKPFRYKCGLSKACPIGHFAFKMASGAASVVGPRMCLEDKLLMSGVKNNVGRGINIALVNGRTGDVIKTDFYDMWAGDVAPFIKFLKEIEDGTVVMMASFDDPATKLNDEARKLVSDLGSTAITNLGFRDNWIFVGGKGIKTKSPFEQHIKNSADTNKFEGWPEVLEMEGCVPQRQD, encoded by the exons ATGGTCAGAGCTGGCG GTGTTTTAAAGTTTGCAGCGCTCATCTTTGCATTCCTCCTGGCTGTCTTTCTGGCTTTTCAACTCCTGGAAATCAACATGGATTTTAAGCTGAGCAGTGTCATCT cgAGAAGTATGCCTGTGAATGAAGGCT CGACAAAGCCCTTCAGGTATAAATGCGGCCTGTCCAAAGCATGTCCAATCGGTCACTTCGCCTTCAAGATGGCGAGCGGAGCTGCCAGCGTGGTCGGGCCCAGAATGTGTCTGGAGGACAAGCT gCTCATGAGTGGAGTGAAGAACAACGTAGGCAGAGGGATCAACATCGCCCTGGTTAACG ggAGAACTGGAGACGTCATCAAGACAGACTTCTATGACATGTGGGCTGGAG ACGTGGCTCCGTTTATTAAGTTCCTGAAGGAAATAGAAGACGGGACGGTTGTCATGATGGCCTCATTTGATGATCCTGCAACAAA ACTCAATGATGAAGCCAGGAAGCTGGTTTCTGATCTGGGCAGCACGGCGATAACTAATCTGGGCTTCAGGGATAACTGGATCTTTGTGGGAGGGAAAGGAATCAAGACCAAGAGTCCGTTTGAGCAG CACATAAAGAACAGCGCAGACACCAACAAGTTCGAGGGCTGGCCCGAGGTGTTGGAGATGGAGGGCTGCGTGCCTCAGAGGCAGGACTGA